Proteins from a single region of Thermodesulfobacteriota bacterium:
- a CDS encoding Dabb family protein — MIKHIVMWRLKELANNATKQENAKKLKEKLESLRDKIEEIKDIEVGINVNPSEAAFDVVLYSEFENLEALNIYQNHPEHKKIVEFVTQIRTDRCVVDYEK, encoded by the coding sequence ATGATAAAGCATATAGTTATGTGGCGTCTAAAGGAACTTGCTAATAATGCAACCAAGCAAGAAAATGCAAAAAAGTTAAAAGAGAAACTTGAATCTTTGAGAGATAAAATAGAAGAGATTAAAGACATCGAAGTCGGGATCAATGTAAATCCCTCTGAAGCTGCTTTCGATGTTGTCTTGTATTCAGAGTTTGAAAATCTAGAAGCGCTTAACATTTATCAAAACCACCCAGAGCATAAAAAGATCGTTGAATTTGTTACTCAAATAAGAACTGATAGGTGTGTTGTCGACTATGAGAAATAA